In Vibrio atlanticus, the following proteins share a genomic window:
- the glmS gene encoding glutamine--fructose-6-phosphate transaminase (isomerizing), translating into MCGIVGAVAQRDVAEILVEGLRRLEYRGYDSAGVAVVDSESNLTRVRRLGKVQELADAVDQQHVIGGTGIAHTRWATHGEPSEANAHPHMSGDIAVVHNGIIENHEALRALLQERGYVFTSQTDTEVIAHLVEWELRTSDSLVEALQKTAKQLDGAYGTVAVDRKDPSRIVVARSGSPIVIGFGVGENFLASDQLALLSVTRRFMYLEEGDVAEVTRRDVTVFDVAGERVERDIVESNAEHDAGDKGQYRHFMQKEIFEQPTALINTMEGRISDTSVITNAIGVKAEEILSKVEHVQIIACGTSYNSGMAARYWFESLAGVSCDVEIASEFRYRDFVVRPNSLLVTLSQSGETADTLAALRLAKEKGYMSAMTICNVAGSSLVRESDFAFMTRAGTEIGVASTKAFTTQLAAMLMMVTSIGRLQGRINEEKEAEIVQSLHQLPADIEKALAFDKEIEALAPDFADKHHTLFLGRGEFYPIAMEASLKLKEISYIHAEAYAAGELKHGPLALIDADMPVVVIAPSNDLLEKLKSNVEEVRARGGLLYVFADEDAGFESDENMKIIKMPHVSEVTAPIYYTVPMQLLSYHVALIKGTDVDQPRNLAKAVTVE; encoded by the coding sequence ATGTGTGGAATTGTTGGTGCAGTAGCACAGCGTGATGTAGCCGAAATTTTAGTAGAAGGCCTTCGCCGCCTAGAATACCGAGGCTACGATTCAGCGGGTGTCGCTGTAGTTGATAGCGAATCTAACCTAACTCGTGTACGCCGCCTTGGTAAAGTACAAGAGCTGGCAGACGCAGTCGATCAACAACATGTTATTGGCGGTACTGGTATCGCTCATACACGTTGGGCGACACACGGTGAGCCTTCTGAAGCAAACGCACACCCACACATGTCTGGTGATATTGCTGTTGTACACAATGGTATTATCGAAAACCACGAAGCACTGCGCGCTCTTCTTCAAGAGCGTGGTTATGTGTTTACTTCACAAACGGATACTGAAGTTATCGCTCACTTAGTTGAATGGGAACTTCGTACTTCTGATTCATTGGTTGAAGCGCTTCAAAAGACCGCGAAACAATTAGATGGTGCATACGGCACGGTGGCGGTTGATCGTAAAGATCCTAGCCGTATCGTTGTTGCTCGTTCAGGTAGCCCGATCGTTATCGGTTTTGGTGTGGGCGAGAACTTCCTTGCTTCTGACCAACTAGCGCTATTAAGCGTAACTCGTCGTTTCATGTACCTAGAAGAGGGTGATGTTGCTGAGGTGACTCGTCGTGATGTAACGGTATTTGATGTAGCGGGCGAGCGTGTTGAGCGTGACATCGTTGAATCAAACGCTGAACACGATGCAGGTGACAAAGGTCAATACCGTCACTTCATGCAGAAAGAGATCTTTGAGCAGCCAACAGCGCTGATCAACACAATGGAAGGTCGTATCTCTGACACTTCTGTAATCACTAATGCAATCGGTGTTAAAGCGGAAGAGATCCTGAGCAAGGTAGAACACGTGCAGATCATCGCATGTGGTACGTCTTACAACTCAGGCATGGCAGCTCGTTACTGGTTTGAGTCTCTAGCAGGCGTAAGCTGTGACGTAGAGATTGCCTCTGAATTCCGTTACCGTGATTTCGTTGTTCGCCCGAACAGCCTATTGGTGACTCTGTCTCAGTCTGGTGAAACGGCAGATACGCTTGCTGCACTTCGTCTTGCAAAAGAGAAAGGCTACATGTCGGCAATGACAATCTGTAACGTTGCCGGTTCTTCACTGGTTCGTGAATCTGATTTTGCCTTCATGACTCGCGCAGGAACTGAAATCGGTGTTGCTTCAACTAAAGCCTTCACAACACAGCTAGCGGCTATGCTGATGATGGTAACGTCAATTGGTCGTCTACAAGGTCGTATCAATGAAGAGAAAGAAGCGGAAATCGTTCAATCACTGCATCAACTGCCTGCTGATATCGAGAAAGCATTGGCGTTTGATAAAGAGATCGAAGCACTAGCACCTGATTTTGCTGATAAGCATCACACACTGTTCTTGGGGCGTGGTGAGTTCTACCCAATCGCGATGGAAGCGTCTCTTAAACTGAAAGAGATCTCTTACATCCACGCAGAAGCATACGCGGCTGGCGAGCTTAAGCACGGTCCTTTGGCTCTTATCGATGCAGATATGCCAGTAGTCGTTATTGCACCAAGCAACGACTTGCTAGAGAAGCTGAAATCAAACGTTGAAGAAGTACGTGCTCGTGGCGGTCTACTTTACGTATTCGCAGATGAAGATGCAGGCTTTGAAAGCGATGAGAACATGAAGATCATCAAGATGCCTCACGTAAGTGAAGTAACAGCACCTATCTACTACACAGTACCGATGCAGCTGTTGTCTTACCACGTGGCGCTAATCAAGGGTACCGATGTTGACCAACCTCGTAACCTTGCGAAAGCGGTTACGGTTGAGTAA
- a CDS encoding O-acetylhomoserine aminocarboxypropyltransferase/cysteine synthase family protein, with product MKDETLSIHFGYDTDPTTKSVATPIYQTVAYEFNDAQHGADLFNLAVPGNIYTRIMNPTNDVLEKRMAALEGGIAGLVVSAGSAAINYAIQTLAQIGDNIVSTPQLYGGTYTLFAHMLPNQGIEVRFAKDDKPESLAALIDDKTKAVYCESIGNPAGNIIDLERVAELAHAQGVPVIVDNTVATPVLCKPIDFGADIVVHSLTKYVGGHGTTLGGVIVDSGKFPWAEHKDRFPVFNQPEPSYHGVVYTEAFGEAAFIGRARTVPLRNTGAALSPMNAFMLMQGLETLSLRMERHTENALKVAEYLQQHEKVSWVSYAGLPTSEFYPLAEKYMQGKPSAILSFGLKDGYEAGVRFYDALQIFKRLVNIGDAKSLACHPASTTHRQLSEAEQKQAGVSPEMIRLSVGIEHIDDILADLEQALNA from the coding sequence ATGAAAGACGAAACACTCTCGATTCACTTCGGCTACGACACTGATCCAACAACCAAATCGGTTGCGACTCCTATTTACCAAACCGTTGCTTACGAATTCAATGACGCACAACACGGTGCCGACCTCTTTAACCTTGCGGTGCCAGGTAATATCTACACTCGTATAATGAACCCAACCAATGATGTGTTGGAAAAACGCATGGCAGCCTTAGAAGGTGGTATTGCAGGCTTAGTGGTGAGTGCAGGCAGCGCGGCGATCAACTACGCCATTCAAACGTTGGCACAAATCGGTGATAACATCGTTTCAACGCCTCAGCTTTACGGCGGTACTTACACTCTATTTGCTCACATGCTGCCAAACCAAGGGATAGAAGTTCGCTTTGCCAAAGACGACAAACCAGAAAGCTTAGCGGCACTGATCGATGACAAAACCAAAGCGGTTTACTGCGAAAGTATCGGTAACCCCGCTGGTAATATCATCGACTTAGAACGTGTGGCTGAGCTTGCTCACGCACAAGGTGTACCTGTGATTGTCGATAACACGGTGGCGACACCTGTGTTGTGTAAACCTATCGATTTTGGTGCTGATATTGTGGTGCACTCACTCACCAAATACGTTGGTGGTCACGGAACAACGTTGGGTGGTGTTATTGTCGATTCAGGCAAATTCCCATGGGCAGAGCACAAAGATCGCTTCCCGGTCTTTAATCAACCAGAACCTTCTTACCACGGTGTGGTTTATACCGAAGCCTTTGGCGAAGCCGCCTTTATTGGCCGCGCTCGAACCGTTCCATTGCGTAATACAGGCGCAGCACTGTCGCCAATGAATGCCTTCATGCTAATGCAAGGTCTAGAAACTTTGTCGCTACGCATGGAGCGACACACGGAGAACGCACTAAAAGTAGCAGAGTACCTTCAGCAACATGAGAAAGTGAGTTGGGTGAGCTACGCGGGGTTACCAACGTCTGAGTTCTATCCGCTGGCAGAGAAATACATGCAAGGTAAGCCGTCTGCCATTTTATCTTTTGGCTTGAAAGATGGTTATGAAGCAGGTGTTCGTTTCTATGATGCGCTACAAATATTCAAGCGCTTGGTGAACATTGGCGATGCAAAATCTCTCGCTTGTCACCCTGCTTCTACAACACACCGTCAATTAAGCGAAGCGGAACAAAAGCAAGCAGGTGTGTCACCAGAGATGATTCGTCTCTCAGTAGGTATTGAACACATTGACGATATCTTGGCTGACCTAGAGCAAGCACTTAATGCTTAA
- a CDS encoding helix-turn-helix transcriptional regulator, which translates to MNKSEKLAYRLSQILSRLHSGEKLSLIDLQQEFGVHERTVLRDFSRLAFLPIEREDGYYFLKQLDHRNPKALLTLNSLSSMGVDKLFPDRAVMTQALSHKTQAILFRHLPIEDSSRFQTTLRVIANAIHQRNTLTLTCQRRRYHRVEPYQLINEHGIWHLVSVLRNQSYSFRVAEITELVQHDDIYTPSPSFNEKLIREELHWNTQGILEVIAQVGSRRIDDYQKSEQPMAIQVLKELGYGSTLISIETSDIHALMPVLKSWLPDIDVISPSWVKQALVRDVEAYLATCS; encoded by the coding sequence ATGAATAAGAGTGAGAAGTTAGCCTACCGATTGAGTCAGATACTTTCCCGATTACATTCAGGAGAGAAACTGAGCCTTATCGACTTACAGCAGGAATTTGGAGTACATGAACGAACTGTACTTCGAGATTTCAGTCGACTGGCATTTCTACCTATCGAAAGAGAGGATGGATATTACTTCTTAAAGCAATTAGATCATCGTAATCCTAAAGCTCTTTTAACTCTGAACTCACTATCGAGTATGGGAGTAGATAAGTTGTTTCCAGATAGAGCAGTCATGACTCAGGCACTAAGCCATAAGACACAAGCTATTCTTTTCCGTCATTTACCTATCGAAGATTCCAGTCGCTTTCAGACAACATTACGTGTCATTGCGAACGCTATTCATCAGCGAAACACTCTAACCTTAACGTGTCAGCGTCGTCGTTATCATCGGGTTGAGCCTTACCAACTCATTAACGAACATGGAATTTGGCATTTGGTTTCAGTGCTTAGGAACCAGTCATATTCGTTTCGAGTGGCAGAGATTACAGAGTTAGTTCAACACGATGATATTTACACTCCCTCTCCTAGCTTCAACGAGAAACTAATCAGGGAAGAATTACACTGGAATACTCAGGGTATTCTAGAGGTCATCGCACAGGTAGGTTCTAGACGAATTGATGATTATCAGAAGTCAGAACAACCTATGGCAATTCAAGTGCTGAAAGAGTTGGGTTATGGCTCGACACTTATAAGCATTGAGACATCAGATATTCACGCATTGATGCCAGTCCTCAAGTCTTGGCTGCCTGATATCGATGTAATTTCTCCGTCATGGGTAAAACAAGCCTTGGTTCGAGATGTTGAAGCTTATCTAGCGACTTGCTCATGA